The proteins below are encoded in one region of bacterium:
- a CDS encoding HypC/HybG/HupF family hydrogenase formation chaperone, giving the protein MCIGIPAKVIELSGDKGKVDYQGVVRETSFVMLPEAKVGDYVILHAGFAIKLLSEEDAKETLEMIEELIKTEATLDE; this is encoded by the coding sequence ATGTGCATAGGAATTCCTGCGAAAGTCATTGAGTTAAGCGGAGATAAGGGCAAGGTGGACTATCAGGGAGTCGTGAGGGAGACCTCGTTCGTGATGCTTCCTGAGGCAAAGGTAGGCGATTATGTTATTCTACATGCTGGATTTGCGATAAAACTACTATCCGAAGAGGACGCAAAAGAAACCCTTGAAATGATAGAAGAGCTTATCAAAACCGAAGCAACTCTCGATGAGTGA
- the hypD gene encoding hydrogenase formation protein HypD, with protein sequence MSEQLTEILKRLGSDAELAKGLIERIRVKAHKSFTFMEVCGTHTHAISKTGIRKALAGKIKLLSGPGCPVCVTPDEEIDAFISLANMKDVVVATFGDMLHVPGTKGSLAEERDSGRDIRVVYSALDILDMAEREKGKEFCFLGVGFETTSPTVLATVAEAKIRKIRNFSIYSSFKLIPPALRMIASHPELNIDGFLLPGHVSAIIGTQPYRFLVDEFKRPSVVAGFEALDILEAILMMLNEISNGKPELEIQYKRVVTSEGNPNALGLIEGMCDAKDSVWRGLGVIPDTGLKLKDEWKNFDVECKLGLAPVSYRDSGASKACRCGDVLLGRILPLECPLFETICTPEKAVGPCMVSSEGACAAYYKYER encoded by the coding sequence ATGAGTGAACAACTTACAGAGATACTGAAAAGACTGGGCAGCGATGCAGAACTTGCAAAAGGGTTGATTGAGCGCATCAGGGTGAAAGCTCATAAGTCCTTTACTTTCATGGAGGTATGCGGCACTCATACCCACGCAATCTCGAAAACGGGCATAAGAAAAGCGCTTGCGGGCAAGATTAAACTACTTTCAGGACCCGGCTGCCCTGTTTGCGTTACGCCGGATGAGGAGATAGACGCCTTTATATCTCTAGCAAATATGAAAGATGTGGTCGTAGCAACCTTCGGCGACATGCTCCACGTACCGGGAACAAAAGGGTCTCTTGCGGAGGAAAGGGATAGTGGTAGGGATATAAGGGTCGTATATTCAGCACTTGACATTCTCGATATGGCGGAGAGGGAAAAAGGGAAGGAATTTTGTTTCCTGGGCGTCGGTTTCGAGACCACTTCTCCGACCGTTCTGGCGACAGTAGCCGAGGCTAAGATACGGAAAATACGTAACTTCTCTATATACTCCTCGTTCAAATTGATACCTCCGGCATTGAGGATGATTGCCTCGCACCCTGAGCTCAATATCGATGGTTTCCTTCTTCCAGGTCACGTAAGTGCGATAATTGGAACCCAACCTTACCGGTTTCTCGTCGATGAGTTCAAGCGACCGTCGGTTGTTGCAGGTTTTGAGGCCCTGGATATACTCGAAGCGATACTCATGATGTTAAACGAGATAAGTAACGGAAAGCCTGAGCTTGAAATCCAATACAAGAGGGTGGTCACTTCTGAAGGAAACCCCAATGCCCTGGGATTGATTGAGGGTATGTGCGACGCTAAGGATTCGGTATGGCGCGGCTTAGGAGTGATTCCAGACACGGGTTTGAAGTTAAAGGATGAGTGGAAGAATTTCGATGTCGAGTGCAAACTCGGGCTTGCTCCAGTAAGTTACAGGGATAGTGGAGCTTCCAAAGCTTGTCGCTGCGGGGACGTGCTCTTGGGAAGGATACTGCCTCTGGAATGCCCTTTGTTTGAAACAATTTGTACGCCTGAGAAAGCGGTTGGCCCATGCATGGTCTCTTCCGAGGGTGCATGCGCCGCATATTATAAATATGAAAGATAG
- the hypE gene encoding hydrogenase expression/formation protein HypE, which translates to MKDSVIGLGHGSGGRKTARLVKELFLKYLGNPILERLEDAAELPVERGRIALTTDAHVVEPLFFPGGDIGKLAVCGTANDLAVKGAKPRFMTAGFVLRAGISLDVLERIVASMAEELDRLGMKLIAGDTKVIEKGEKDECYITTTGFGVLEHERTFASERIEPGDAILVSGEVGNHEASVVLSRSNFGLKQNIRSDVAPVWPLVHALIQADVDIKVMRDPTRGGLATTLNELCDASGLGMLIHERDAPFNPEVKGVAEMLGLDPYYLASEGRLIAIVNPEDAHKALDIMRKKGSDTAGIIGEVRTAPAGLWLDTILGSERPLLILEGEQLPRIC; encoded by the coding sequence ATGAAAGATAGTGTCATAGGACTCGGTCACGGCTCAGGCGGACGCAAAACGGCACGGTTGGTTAAGGAGCTATTTCTTAAATACTTAGGGAATCCGATTCTTGAAAGACTGGAAGACGCTGCAGAACTTCCCGTGGAGCGAGGCAGGATTGCCTTGACGACCGATGCGCACGTTGTTGAGCCTTTGTTTTTCCCAGGAGGGGACATCGGAAAGCTAGCCGTATGCGGTACGGCTAACGACCTTGCTGTAAAAGGAGCAAAGCCAAGATTTATGACGGCAGGCTTCGTGCTGAGGGCTGGAATAAGCCTTGATGTGCTCGAACGGATTGTTGCTTCAATGGCTGAGGAGTTGGACAGGTTAGGAATGAAGTTAATTGCAGGAGATACGAAGGTTATAGAAAAGGGAGAGAAGGATGAGTGCTACATCACTACCACAGGGTTCGGTGTGCTCGAACACGAGCGTACTTTTGCGTCTGAACGGATTGAGCCGGGCGATGCCATTCTCGTATCCGGAGAAGTCGGGAATCACGAAGCGTCTGTCGTCCTTTCCAGGTCGAACTTCGGATTAAAGCAGAATATTCGTTCCGATGTCGCCCCCGTGTGGCCGCTCGTTCATGCGTTGATTCAGGCGGACGTGGACATTAAGGTCATGCGCGACCCTACCCGCGGCGGGCTTGCAACAACCCTTAACGAGTTATGCGATGCCTCAGGATTGGGAATGCTCATTCACGAACGAGACGCACCTTTCAATCCAGAGGTCAAAGGGGTAGCGGAAATGCTGGGACTCGACCCTTATTACCTTGCTTCCGAGGGCCGTCTGATTGCTATTGTAAACCCTGAAGATGCACATAAAGCCCTCGATATTATGAGAAAAAAAGGAAGCGATACAGCTGGCATTATTGGCGAGGTGCGGACCGCTCCCGCCGGCTTGTGGCTGGATACTATTCTGGGTTCAGAACGACCGCTCCTCATCTTAGAGGGCGAACAGCTACCACGCATCTGCTAA
- a CDS encoding acyl-CoA reductase: MMPETTTLPAFYIPGLEESDFKEFVPLEFGYDGIRVKMNAPVLTPDILTKTIDSLLAAREEYLVKKPVLEIAETIGKVVELWRNPEYPLRRLAVKLLPVITRFSAPMVELTLGGISAMFSTENLKLLLEDEFEDPLVLDEFRPRKRSGGYIRAYGPSLTTIVFAGNAPGASMLNTIYSLLLKSAVLGKSASEEPLFATLFARSIAEVDPQLARCVAMVLWKGGNEEIERLAFSRSDAVVVYGSEHSVNDARKRVPPDVKLLSYGHKLSFGVIGREALSAERVKDTAANAAANVSMLDQQGCVSPHVFYTEEGGEITPKEFSGYLAEAMEQFNQRIPRGRITPDESAHINQLRGSYEFRAFGDDGVALHMSSQGTSWTVIYEQDPTFVPSCLNRTIRVKPVKDVMDVVRLVTPIKQYLQTMGAALPEERLMPLAEEMGKLGLDRIPKLGEMAGPSILWRHDGRFNLLDFVRWTGIE; the protein is encoded by the coding sequence ATGATGCCAGAAACAACAACACTGCCTGCCTTTTATATTCCCGGACTTGAAGAGTCCGATTTTAAGGAGTTCGTTCCGCTCGAGTTCGGCTACGACGGCATCAGGGTTAAAATGAATGCGCCAGTGCTTACCCCGGATATCTTAACGAAGACCATCGACTCGCTCCTTGCGGCGCGCGAAGAGTATTTGGTCAAAAAACCAGTGTTGGAGATAGCCGAGACCATAGGCAAGGTTGTCGAATTGTGGAGGAATCCGGAATATCCTCTCCGCAGGCTTGCCGTGAAACTTTTGCCCGTCATAACAAGATTTTCCGCGCCGATGGTTGAGCTCACGCTTGGAGGAATCAGCGCGATGTTTTCAACTGAAAATCTCAAACTCCTTCTTGAGGACGAGTTCGAAGACCCCCTCGTGCTTGATGAGTTCCGGCCCCGCAAAAGATCAGGCGGATACATAAGGGCTTACGGCCCTTCCCTGACCACTATAGTATTCGCAGGCAACGCGCCCGGCGCGTCTATGTTGAACACCATCTACTCCCTGCTACTGAAATCGGCAGTGCTTGGGAAGTCCGCATCCGAAGAACCCTTGTTCGCTACGCTCTTCGCCCGGTCCATAGCCGAGGTTGACCCGCAGCTCGCGCGCTGCGTAGCCATGGTTTTATGGAAGGGCGGCAACGAGGAGATAGAGCGGCTGGCGTTCAGCAGATCCGATGCGGTGGTCGTTTACGGCTCTGAGCATTCGGTCAACGATGCACGCAAAAGGGTTCCTCCCGATGTCAAACTCCTCTCCTACGGCCATAAGCTGAGCTTCGGCGTAATAGGCCGCGAAGCCCTCTCGGCGGAAAGAGTAAAAGACACTGCAGCGAACGCGGCAGCCAACGTGTCCATGCTCGACCAGCAGGGCTGCGTCTCTCCGCATGTCTTCTACACAGAGGAAGGCGGAGAGATAACTCCCAAGGAATTCTCAGGATACTTGGCAGAGGCGATGGAGCAGTTCAATCAGCGCATCCCTCGCGGACGAATAACGCCCGACGAGTCCGCCCATATAAACCAGCTTCGCGGCTCCTACGAGTTTCGCGCGTTCGGCGACGACGGCGTAGCCCTTCACATGAGCTCTCAAGGTACATCGTGGACCGTTATCTACGAACAGGATCCGACTTTTGTTCCCTCCTGCCTCAACCGGACAATCCGCGTAAAACCGGTCAAGGACGTGATGGATGTCGTCCGCCTTGTCACGCCTATTAAACAATACCTTCAGACGATGGGCGCCGCTCTGCCCGAGGAACGTTTAATGCCTCTTGCCGAGGAGATGGGTAAGCTTGGTCTGGACCGTATCCCGAAACTGGGCGAAATGGCGGGTCCATCGATTTTGTGGCGTCACGATGGAAGATTTAATCTTCTGGATTTTGTCAGATGGACCGGCATAGAGTAG
- a CDS encoding STAS/SEC14 domain-containing protein gives MASPKFKHWYDEKEGVLRGEIYERFNAETLEEISADLSKYTPEQQKYIVGHILDDAQQMPGKEERRIGKEKAGLVRFKKAAIWGAKPVIRMVASIVLTAQGRGKDVKFFVSEEEAIAWIREQKELEKKTALK, from the coding sequence ATGGCTTCACCGAAGTTCAAACACTGGTATGATGAAAAGGAAGGGGTGCTTCGTGGAGAAATCTACGAAAGATTCAACGCAGAAACGCTAGAAGAGATCAGCGCCGACTTGTCAAAATACACGCCGGAACAGCAGAAATATATTGTCGGTCATATATTGGACGACGCTCAACAAATGCCCGGCAAGGAAGAGCGCAGGATTGGCAAAGAGAAAGCCGGGCTTGTACGCTTCAAAAAGGCGGCTATATGGGGCGCCAAACCGGTAATCCGCATGGTCGCAAGTATCGTTTTAACCGCCCAGGGTCGAGGAAAGGACGTCAAGTTCTTCGTTAGCGAGGAAGAAGCAATTGCCTGGATTAGGGAACAGAAAGAATTGGAAAAGAAAACCGCGCTTAAGTGA